In a single window of the Caulobacter soli genome:
- a CDS encoding helix-turn-helix transcriptional regulator, which yields MRRAERLFQIIQILRRSRQPVTADAMASELETSKRSVYRDIAALIGQRAPIRGEAGVGYVLEAGYDMPPLMLTPDEIEAAVLGAQWVAGRGDPVLATAANDLIAKIAAAVPEQLRPYVLTPATGTGTNWKALPDGIDIAQTRAWIHAGRKIRLDYRDEKGAVSQRVIWPVTVGYLDTVRLLIGWCELRNDFRNFRTDRIEGAQFLDERHGQRPGVLRTKWQRALEEERKRWAAKGEGCSPT from the coding sequence ATGAGACGCGCCGAACGCCTTTTCCAGATCATCCAGATCCTGCGCCGCAGTCGCCAGCCGGTCACGGCCGACGCCATGGCGTCGGAGCTGGAGACCTCCAAACGCAGCGTTTATCGCGACATCGCCGCCTTGATCGGCCAGAGGGCGCCCATCCGCGGCGAGGCGGGCGTCGGCTACGTGCTGGAGGCCGGATACGACATGCCGCCCCTGATGCTGACACCGGACGAGATCGAGGCCGCCGTGCTGGGGGCCCAGTGGGTCGCCGGACGCGGCGACCCGGTGCTCGCCACCGCCGCCAACGACCTGATCGCCAAGATCGCCGCCGCCGTGCCCGAGCAGCTGCGGCCCTATGTGCTGACGCCCGCCACCGGGACCGGCACGAACTGGAAGGCCCTGCCCGACGGCATCGACATCGCCCAGACCCGGGCCTGGATCCACGCCGGCCGCAAGATCCGCCTGGACTATCGCGACGAAAAGGGCGCGGTCAGCCAGCGGGTGATCTGGCCGGTGACGGTGGGCTATCTGGACACCGTGCGCCTGCTGATCGGCTGGTGCGAACTGCGCAACGACTTCCGCAACTTCCGCACCGATCGGATCGAGGGCGCGCAGTTCCTGGACGAGCGCCACGGCCAGCGGCCCGGCGTGCTGCGGACGAAATGGCAGCGGGCGCTGGAGGAAGAGCGCAAGCGCTGGGCGGCCAAGGGCGAGGGCTGCTCGCCTACTTGA
- a CDS encoding LacI family DNA-binding transcriptional regulator, protein MASVTIYDVAARAEVSIKTVSRVMNNEPNVRPVMRERVLEAAGALGYAPNLSARSLAGSRSFVIAVFADAPLTLDHWRSERGSDYLQRIQLGATVETRGAGYHLLVELIDHDGPKVRQEVGALLAALKPDGVILTPPSCDNEVVLELLDKAGTPYVRLGPERPEGLGPRVHMDDVAAAREMTEHLADLGHTRIGFVTGDKRLGASQARREGYVAAMKARGLKVDKAWIRQGDFTFESGHKAAKALLALDAPPTAIFASSDEMAVGVLAAMAEADLSAPGDISVAGFDDSPVSRLTRPQLTTIRQPLVEMSTLAARMLINGVARYSDNGQRPRDELLPFTLIQRASTAAPKG, encoded by the coding sequence ATGGCGTCGGTGACGATCTATGACGTGGCGGCGCGCGCCGAGGTCTCGATCAAGACCGTCTCCCGCGTGATGAACAACGAGCCCAATGTGCGGCCCGTGATGCGCGAGCGCGTGCTGGAGGCGGCCGGCGCGCTGGGCTATGCGCCCAATCTGTCGGCCCGCAGCCTGGCCGGCTCGCGCTCGTTCGTGATCGCCGTCTTCGCCGACGCCCCGCTGACCCTGGACCACTGGCGCAGCGAGCGCGGCTCCGACTACCTGCAGCGCATCCAGCTGGGCGCGACGGTCGAGACGCGCGGCGCGGGCTATCACCTGCTGGTCGAACTGATCGATCACGACGGCCCCAAGGTCCGGCAAGAGGTCGGCGCCCTGCTGGCCGCCCTCAAGCCCGACGGCGTGATCCTGACCCCGCCCTCCTGCGACAACGAAGTGGTGCTGGAGCTGCTGGACAAGGCCGGCACGCCCTATGTGCGGCTAGGCCCGGAACGGCCCGAAGGCCTGGGCCCGCGCGTGCACATGGACGACGTCGCCGCCGCCCGCGAGATGACCGAGCACCTGGCCGATCTGGGCCACACGCGCATCGGCTTCGTCACCGGCGACAAGCGCCTGGGCGCCAGCCAGGCGCGGCGCGAGGGCTACGTAGCGGCGATGAAGGCGCGCGGCCTGAAGGTCGACAAGGCCTGGATCCGCCAGGGCGACTTCACCTTCGAGTCCGGGCACAAGGCGGCCAAGGCCCTGCTGGCTCTGGACGCGCCGCCCACCGCGATCTTCGCCAGCTCCGACGAAATGGCCGTGGGCGTGCTGGCGGCGATGGCCGAGGCCGACCTGTCCGCGCCGGGCGACATCTCGGTGGCCGGCTTCGACGACAGCCCCGTCTCGCGCCTCACCCGCCCGCAACTGACCACGATCCGCCAGCCGCTGGTCGAGATGTCGACCCTGGCGGCCCGGATGCTGATCAACGGCGTGGCCCGCTATTCCGACAACGGCCAGCGCCCGCGCGACGAGCTCCTGCCCTTCACCCTGATCCAGCGGGCCTCGACGGCGGCGCCGAAGGGGTGA
- a CDS encoding NAD-dependent epimerase/dehydratase family protein: MQAVVVGGAGFIGAHLVRRLCSAGADTLVLDWEKFNPRPRQRFGVSEKHLYRRKYLLNNAEIICCDAASKTELAESLRGRDIDCLFYLAALPVVHLANQKFVEAGDSMLRGLMNCLEVVRECGKVRRFIYVSSSMVYGNFTQDPLPESAATAPTNLYGGFKLAGETLTRAYLENTDIESVIIRPTGVYGPTALNNTVVQTFCEAAILGGALEARDAQNTFIDFTWVEDLAFGLAQAGLTPGIDNEIFNLSFGKARSLEELVGLVVAAHPSTRVLFTAEHDRTRPRRGGALDISKARDRLGYAPQINLEAGILRYMKFLHNSEMHPQAAEACA, from the coding sequence ATGCAAGCTGTGGTCGTTGGCGGCGCGGGCTTTATAGGCGCCCACCTGGTGCGGCGCCTCTGCTCCGCGGGCGCCGATACGCTCGTGCTCGATTGGGAAAAGTTCAACCCAAGGCCAAGACAACGATTTGGCGTTTCCGAAAAACACCTCTACCGGCGCAAATATCTTCTAAACAACGCCGAAATTATTTGCTGCGATGCAGCCTCAAAGACAGAATTAGCGGAGTCTTTGCGCGGCAGAGACATAGACTGCCTGTTTTATCTGGCTGCCCTACCCGTCGTTCACTTGGCCAATCAAAAATTCGTGGAAGCAGGGGATAGCATGCTTCGCGGACTAATGAATTGTCTCGAAGTTGTGCGCGAGTGCGGAAAGGTTCGCCGATTTATTTATGTATCGTCAAGCATGGTGTACGGAAATTTCACCCAAGACCCGCTGCCAGAGTCTGCCGCTACTGCGCCGACAAACCTCTACGGCGGGTTCAAGTTGGCCGGGGAAACGTTGACCCGCGCCTATCTCGAGAACACCGATATTGAGAGCGTCATCATTCGGCCGACGGGTGTCTATGGTCCGACGGCGCTCAACAACACCGTGGTGCAGACATTCTGCGAAGCCGCGATCCTGGGCGGCGCCCTCGAGGCCCGCGATGCTCAAAACACATTCATCGATTTTACCTGGGTCGAGGACCTGGCCTTCGGACTCGCTCAAGCGGGACTGACGCCTGGGATCGACAACGAGATCTTCAATTTGTCTTTTGGCAAGGCCCGCAGCCTTGAAGAACTCGTTGGCTTGGTGGTTGCGGCCCACCCCTCCACCCGGGTGCTGTTCACCGCGGAGCATGATCGAACTCGCCCCCGCCGCGGCGGAGCGCTCGATATATCCAAGGCAAGGGATCGGCTTGGGTATGCCCCGCAGATCAACTTGGAAGCAGGGATCCTTCGCTACATGAAATTCCTTCACAACAGCGAGATGCATCCGCAGGCCGCGGAAGCCTGTGCCTAG
- a CDS encoding glutathione S-transferase family protein: MITLYAAGPAYGLPEGSPYVTKTEIHLKMAGLWYQKLPAHPETSPKGQLPWIDDDGIKVADSTFIRAYIERSYGVDLDAGLSKAQRGQAWAIERMVENHLGWASCHFRFFDDDNFAKGPARWFEGMPGEARADAIDGLLGAVQTNLKAVGIGRHSPDEIVELGAWSLTALSEMLGSKSFMMGHRPTSVDAIVFAMLAQILTPFFDSPLRRRAESLPNLVNYAERMMAGYYPDWAPEKAEEMCRAA; the protein is encoded by the coding sequence ATGATCACGCTCTACGCCGCCGGACCCGCCTACGGCCTCCCCGAAGGCAGCCCCTATGTCACCAAGACCGAGATCCATCTGAAGATGGCCGGCCTCTGGTACCAGAAGCTGCCGGCTCATCCGGAGACCTCGCCCAAGGGCCAACTGCCGTGGATCGACGACGACGGGATCAAGGTGGCCGACTCCACCTTCATTCGGGCCTATATCGAGCGCAGCTACGGCGTCGACCTGGACGCCGGTCTCAGCAAGGCCCAGCGCGGCCAGGCCTGGGCGATCGAGCGGATGGTCGAGAACCACCTGGGCTGGGCCAGTTGCCACTTCCGGTTCTTCGACGACGACAACTTCGCCAAGGGCCCGGCCCGCTGGTTCGAGGGCATGCCGGGCGAGGCGCGGGCTGACGCGATCGACGGCCTGCTGGGCGCGGTGCAGACCAATCTGAAGGCCGTCGGCATCGGCCGCCACTCGCCCGACGAGATCGTCGAGCTGGGCGCCTGGTCGCTGACCGCCCTGTCGGAGATGCTGGGGAGCAAGTCGTTCATGATGGGCCACCGGCCCACCAGCGTCGACGCCATCGTCTTCGCCATGCTGGCCCAGATCCTGACGCCGTTCTTTGACTCGCCGCTGCGCCGCCGGGCCGAGAGTCTGCCCAACCTGGTGAACTACGCCGAGCGGATGATGGCGGGGTACTATCCGGACTGGGCGCCCGAGAAGGCCGAGGAGATGTGCCGGGCGGCCTAG
- a CDS encoding TrmH family RNA methyltransferase — protein MPDLIPIDDPSDPRVAAYRDIKERDLVGRQGLFIAEGETVLRAFVRDAPERVRSLLIDGKRADKLGEVFDGLPPDVPVYVVGQAVLDAIAGFHLHRGVLAVGEKPEQLSAEALLARSSPRAVVLVLMGIANHDNLGGIFRNAAAFGVDGVILDGDCCDPFYRKAIRVSIGATLSVPTAWLAPGEDVVDLLARHDFQGLALSPAAGETLARLAPPARSAVLLGAEGPGLSRAVMDRVRTVGIPMANGFDSLNVATTSGIVLHHLRFAAPWF, from the coding sequence GTGCCCGACCTGATCCCCATCGACGACCCGAGCGACCCGCGCGTGGCGGCCTATCGCGACATCAAGGAGCGCGACCTGGTCGGCCGCCAGGGGCTGTTCATCGCCGAGGGCGAGACGGTGCTGCGGGCCTTCGTCCGCGACGCGCCGGAACGGGTGCGATCGCTGCTGATCGACGGCAAGCGCGCCGACAAGCTGGGCGAGGTGTTCGACGGCCTGCCACCGGACGTTCCGGTCTATGTCGTCGGCCAGGCGGTGCTGGACGCCATCGCCGGCTTCCATCTGCATCGCGGCGTCCTGGCCGTGGGCGAGAAGCCCGAACAGTTGTCGGCCGAAGCGCTGTTGGCGCGTTCGAGCCCTCGCGCGGTGGTGCTGGTGCTGATGGGCATCGCCAACCACGACAATCTGGGCGGCATCTTCCGCAACGCCGCCGCGTTCGGCGTCGACGGCGTGATCCTGGACGGCGACTGCTGCGATCCCTTCTATCGCAAGGCCATCCGCGTCTCGATCGGCGCGACGCTCAGCGTGCCCACCGCCTGGCTGGCGCCGGGCGAGGATGTCGTCGACCTGCTGGCGCGTCACGACTTCCAGGGCCTGGCCCTGAGCCCGGCCGCCGGCGAGACCTTGGCGAGGCTGGCCCCGCCGGCCCGCTCGGCGGTGCTGCTGGGCGCGGAAGGGCCGGGGTTGTCCCGGGCCGTCATGGACCGGGTGCGAACCGTCGGCATCCCGATGGCCAACGGCTTCGACTCGCTGAACGTGGCCACCACCAGCGGGATCGTGCTGCACCACCTGCGGTTCGCGGCCCCCTGGTTTTAG
- a CDS encoding MFS transporter: protein MTATGVLGAGVSGIDKAKPTIPVRPSFIAAFTLAQIGAYVSFMPLLQVLLPLKAEAIASGDKAVLLSQVAILGSLTASLANLLAGAISDRTTSRFGRRRPWMVVGALGTTASYFVIMAAHGAAQLVAGLVCFQLAFNLMFSAMLAVLPDRVPDAQKGRVAAFLSLGHPIGAMAGAILVGGLLVSEASRYLAIGVVLLVAVAPFALGLKDTPLPPGERPPLDWRSFLAGFWIDPRAHPDFALAWASRFMVLVAITLTQCYMLFYLQDALHYSVLFPGRHAEQGMALLTTVYTAANVACGMLGGMLSDRLKRRKLFASGAAMVLAMAMIVFSLVPGWPVVVAGFVIFGCAVGCYYAVDIALVSQVLPSQKDAGKDLGVINLANTLPQAMAPVLAMWVLGPAHVNYHALYLVAAGLAMAGGLTILPIRGVR, encoded by the coding sequence ATGACAGCGACTGGGGTTTTGGGGGCGGGGGTTTCGGGAATCGACAAGGCCAAGCCGACCATCCCCGTAAGGCCCAGCTTCATCGCCGCCTTCACCCTGGCCCAGATCGGGGCCTATGTCAGTTTCATGCCCCTGCTGCAGGTGCTGCTGCCGCTGAAGGCCGAGGCCATCGCTTCGGGCGACAAGGCCGTGCTGCTGAGCCAGGTCGCCATCCTGGGTTCGCTCACCGCCAGTCTCGCCAACCTGCTGGCCGGCGCGATCAGCGACCGGACGACCTCGCGCTTCGGGCGTCGTCGCCCGTGGATGGTGGTCGGGGCCCTGGGCACGACAGCTTCGTATTTCGTGATCATGGCGGCCCACGGCGCGGCCCAGCTGGTGGCGGGCCTGGTCTGTTTCCAGCTGGCCTTCAACCTGATGTTCTCGGCCATGCTGGCGGTGCTGCCCGACCGGGTGCCCGACGCCCAGAAGGGCAGGGTGGCGGCGTTCCTCAGCCTGGGTCATCCGATCGGCGCCATGGCCGGGGCGATCCTGGTTGGCGGCCTGCTGGTCAGCGAGGCCTCGCGCTACCTGGCCATCGGCGTGGTGCTGCTGGTGGCGGTCGCGCCGTTCGCCCTGGGTCTGAAAGACACGCCACTGCCGCCCGGCGAGCGGCCGCCGCTGGACTGGCGAAGCTTTCTGGCCGGGTTCTGGATCGATCCGCGCGCCCATCCCGACTTCGCCCTGGCCTGGGCCAGCCGGTTCATGGTGCTGGTCGCGATCACCCTGACCCAGTGCTACATGCTGTTCTATCTGCAGGACGCGCTGCACTATTCGGTCCTGTTTCCCGGCCGCCACGCCGAGCAGGGCATGGCGCTGCTGACCACCGTCTATACCGCCGCCAACGTCGCGTGCGGCATGCTGGGCGGGATGCTGTCGGACCGACTGAAGCGCCGCAAGCTGTTCGCCTCCGGAGCCGCCATGGTGCTGGCGATGGCGATGATCGTCTTCTCGCTGGTGCCGGGATGGCCGGTGGTGGTGGCCGGCTTCGTGATCTTCGGCTGCGCGGTGGGCTGCTACTACGCCGTCGACATCGCCCTGGTCAGCCAGGTGCTGCCCTCGCAGAAGGACGCCGGCAAGGACCTGGGGGTGATCAACCTCGCCAACACCTTGCCCCAGGCCATGGCGCCGGTCCTGGCGATGTGGGTGCTGGGCCCGGCCCACGTCAACTATCACGCCCTCTATCTGGTGGCCGCCGGACTGGCGATGGCTGGCGGTCTGACGATCCTTCCGATACGGGGCGTGCGGTAA
- a CDS encoding DegT/DnrJ/EryC1/StrS family aminotransferase, translating to MKEAIGSRVAEVLSSGKLILGPVVESFEEQLADACGRRHAITVGSCTDALFFALQALDIGPGDEVLVPDVSFIATASAVVRTGARPVFVDVDENCHLDLNLAAELVTPRTRALMFVQLFGAMGDPDAIEAFAVRHKLAVVEDGAQGFGARFGQRRCGSVGNISALSFSPMKVLSAPGNGGAVLTDDDAYAATVRRLRYHGRESARFVELGYSSLLPSIAAAVLSLKLVEQDRWAARRTEIAQRYIKGLEGLPIELPRCVPGMHHVWHKFTVALAGRNALGASLKSAGVPTMVHYPLPLHREPLFEPWEDRAFPRACAHAARTLSLPIHAHLSDEEIKHVVSATAEYLASGT from the coding sequence ATGAAAGAGGCCATCGGGAGCCGGGTGGCCGAGGTGCTGAGTTCGGGAAAGTTAATTCTCGGACCCGTTGTCGAGTCATTTGAAGAGCAGTTGGCGGACGCATGCGGACGCCGCCATGCGATCACGGTGGGCTCGTGCACTGATGCCCTGTTCTTCGCGCTTCAAGCGCTTGATATCGGCCCCGGCGACGAAGTCTTGGTGCCCGACGTGTCGTTCATCGCCACGGCGTCCGCTGTTGTCCGAACGGGAGCGCGGCCGGTCTTCGTGGATGTCGATGAGAATTGCCATCTAGATCTCAATCTCGCGGCTGAGCTCGTGACCCCGCGAACGCGGGCGCTGATGTTCGTGCAGCTCTTCGGCGCGATGGGCGATCCCGATGCGATCGAAGCATTCGCCGTTCGGCACAAGCTTGCGGTCGTTGAAGACGGGGCGCAGGGATTTGGCGCAAGGTTTGGGCAGAGGCGATGTGGGAGCGTCGGAAACATCTCGGCGCTCAGCTTTAGTCCGATGAAAGTCCTCAGCGCGCCCGGAAACGGCGGGGCGGTTCTAACCGATGACGACGCCTACGCGGCGACCGTTCGCCGGTTGCGATACCACGGACGGGAGTCGGCGCGCTTTGTCGAGCTGGGCTACAGTTCGCTACTGCCATCCATCGCGGCGGCGGTTTTGTCGTTGAAGTTGGTGGAGCAGGATCGATGGGCCGCGCGTCGGACTGAAATTGCCCAGCGCTATATCAAGGGACTGGAGGGCTTGCCGATCGAGTTGCCGAGGTGCGTGCCGGGAATGCACCACGTGTGGCACAAGTTTACGGTCGCCCTTGCTGGACGGAACGCCCTTGGAGCTTCCCTAAAGTCGGCGGGCGTGCCGACCATGGTCCATTATCCGCTGCCGCTTCATCGAGAACCGCTCTTTGAGCCGTGGGAGGACCGCGCGTTTCCCCGCGCCTGCGCACATGCGGCGAGGACACTCTCCCTTCCAATTCACGCCCATCTCTCTGACGAGGAGATCAAGCATGTCGTTAGCGCGACGGCAGAATATCTTGCGTCCGGCACATGA
- a CDS encoding hybrid sensor histidine kinase/response regulator, which produces MLSRRLTDLDQAGRFQLLIDAVKDYAIYLLDADGCVATWNTGAQLFKGYTADEIIGHHFSTFYTPEDREAGLPEHALKTAAEAGRFEAEGWRVRKDGTRFWTHVVIDPVIDAGQLIGYAKITRDVSERRAADQALRESERQFRLLIQGVHDYAIYMLDPEGAVTNWNAGAQAIKGYTAGEIVGRHFSLFYTPEDREAGAPAAALATALREGKFSGEAQRMRKNGERFWASVVIDPIHDEAGRLLGFAKVTRDITEKRLAEEELERSREALVQAQKMEAIGRLTGGVAHDFNNLLTVIRASADFLRRPNLTEEKRVRYVEAIAETADRAATLTGQLLAFARRQPLQPEVFDVCARLRGLHRIIGSTIGSSVVIETDLPETEHVVEADPSQFDTAVLNMVINARDAMPRGGTIKLRARIANGVPAVRGHAAASGAFIAVDIADNGTGMPPETLQKIFEPFFTTKPVDKGTGLGLSQVYGFAKQSRGEIDVASQQDVGTTFTLYLPSADGQPLTAIAPVATLVDLSAVTARRVLLVEDNEGVGKFAAGLLKELGQTVTWVGDGQAALKQLDANPEAFDLVFSDVVMPGISGLELAQLIRQRWPKLQVVLTSGYSHVIAEQGAQGFPLVRKPYSIDGLLTILASKTGG; this is translated from the coding sequence ATGCTATCCCGTCGCCTGACCGACTTGGACCAGGCTGGCCGTTTCCAGCTGCTGATCGACGCGGTCAAGGACTACGCCATCTACCTGCTCGACGCCGACGGGTGCGTGGCGACCTGGAACACCGGCGCCCAGCTGTTCAAGGGCTACACCGCCGACGAGATCATCGGCCATCACTTCTCGACCTTCTACACCCCGGAAGACCGCGAGGCCGGCCTGCCCGAACACGCCCTGAAAACCGCCGCCGAAGCCGGCCGGTTCGAGGCCGAGGGCTGGCGGGTGCGCAAGGACGGCACGCGCTTCTGGACCCATGTGGTGATCGATCCGGTGATCGATGCGGGCCAGTTGATCGGCTACGCCAAGATCACCCGCGACGTCTCCGAGCGTCGCGCCGCCGACCAGGCGTTGCGCGAAAGCGAGCGCCAATTCCGGCTGCTGATCCAGGGCGTCCACGACTACGCCATCTACATGCTCGATCCCGAAGGCGCCGTCACCAACTGGAACGCCGGGGCCCAGGCCATCAAGGGCTACACCGCGGGCGAGATCGTGGGCCGCCATTTCTCGCTGTTCTACACGCCTGAAGACCGCGAGGCGGGCGCGCCGGCCGCCGCCCTGGCCACCGCGTTGCGCGAAGGCAAGTTCTCGGGCGAGGCCCAGCGCATGCGCAAGAACGGCGAGCGGTTCTGGGCCAGCGTGGTGATCGATCCGATCCACGACGAGGCCGGCCGGCTGCTGGGCTTCGCCAAGGTGACCCGCGACATCACCGAGAAGCGCCTGGCCGAGGAAGAACTGGAGCGCTCGCGCGAAGCCCTGGTCCAGGCCCAGAAGATGGAAGCGATCGGGCGGCTGACCGGCGGCGTCGCCCACGACTTCAACAACCTGCTGACCGTGATCCGCGCCTCGGCCGACTTCCTGCGCCGGCCCAATCTGACCGAGGAAAAACGCGTCCGCTATGTCGAGGCGATCGCCGAAACCGCCGATCGCGCCGCGACCCTGACCGGCCAACTGCTGGCCTTCGCTCGCCGCCAGCCCCTGCAGCCGGAAGTCTTCGACGTCTGCGCGCGCCTGCGCGGCCTGCACCGGATCATCGGCAGCACCATCGGCTCGTCGGTGGTCATCGAGACCGACCTGCCCGAGACCGAACACGTGGTCGAGGCCGATCCCAGCCAGTTCGACACCGCCGTCCTCAACATGGTCATCAACGCCCGGGACGCGATGCCGCGCGGCGGCACGATCAAGCTGCGCGCCAGGATCGCGAACGGCGTCCCGGCGGTTCGCGGCCACGCCGCCGCCAGCGGGGCGTTCATCGCCGTCGACATCGCCGACAACGGCACGGGCATGCCGCCCGAAACCCTTCAGAAGATCTTCGAGCCGTTCTTCACGACCAAGCCGGTCGACAAGGGCACGGGCTTGGGCCTCAGCCAGGTCTATGGCTTCGCCAAGCAGTCGCGGGGCGAAATCGACGTCGCCAGCCAGCAGGACGTCGGCACGACCTTCACGCTCTACCTGCCCAGCGCCGATGGCCAGCCGCTGACGGCCATCGCCCCGGTCGCCACCCTGGTGGACCTGTCGGCGGTGACCGCGCGCCGCGTCCTGCTGGTCGAGGACAACGAGGGCGTGGGCAAGTTCGCCGCCGGCCTGCTCAAGGAGCTGGGCCAGACCGTCACCTGGGTCGGCGACGGCCAAGCCGCGCTCAAGCAGCTGGACGCCAATCCCGAAGCCTTCGACCTGGTGTTCTCCGACGTGGTCATGCCGGGCATCAGCGGGCTCGAACTGGCCCAGCTGATCCGGCAGCGCTGGCCCAAGCTGCAGGTGGTGCTGACCAGCGGCTACAGCCACGTCATCGCCGAGCAAGGCGCCCAGGGCTTCCCCCTGGTGCGCAAGCCCTATTCGATCGACGGCCTGCTGACGATCCTGGCCTCGAAGACCGGCGGCTAG
- a CDS encoding type II toxin-antitoxin system Phd/YefM family antitoxin, with translation MKVISSRDFNQDVSQAKRAARIEPVFVTDRGRTTHVLMSIEAYRKLSGQTETIVDLLAMAAPVALDVAEARSDEAWDNPRNWRG, from the coding sequence GTGAAAGTCATCTCCAGTCGTGACTTCAACCAGGATGTCAGCCAGGCCAAGCGGGCGGCGCGGATCGAGCCGGTGTTCGTCACCGACCGCGGCCGGACTACCCACGTGCTGATGAGCATCGAGGCCTATCGCAAGCTGTCGGGCCAGACCGAGACGATCGTCGACCTGCTGGCCATGGCCGCGCCGGTCGCCCTGGACGTCGCCGAGGCGCGGTCCGACGAGGCCTGGGACAATCCTCGGAACTGGCGCGGCTGA
- a CDS encoding alpha/beta hydrolase, with amino-acid sequence MFNRRGTLATLTGGLLTSLLAGMAQARPDAAQPQKSPMDPTEVFPLWPGDAPGSAGVTAVETVVERGDPNGLRDRATTHTRKPTLTVFRPAKPNGAAVVLMPGGGYERVVSDKEGFETGRWLADRGYTCFVLLYRLPGDHWGAGPDAPLQDAQRAVRLVRSKAANMKFDPARVSIMGFSAGGHLAASLTTRFDAKVYDKVDAADDLSARPDLSCLMYPVVTMVDGPAHGGSRKQLLGPTPTAEQIALYSPDQNVTDRVPPVFLVHAADDKTVPVANSLMMFTALKAKAVPTEMHIFEEGGHGFGLRSIAGKPVAAWPSLFETFAKRHGI; translated from the coding sequence ATGTTCAACCGCCGGGGAACCCTGGCTACCCTCACGGGAGGCCTGTTGACATCGCTGCTGGCGGGCATGGCGCAAGCTAGGCCAGACGCCGCCCAACCCCAGAAGTCCCCGATGGATCCGACCGAAGTCTTTCCCCTGTGGCCCGGCGACGCGCCCGGCTCGGCCGGCGTCACCGCCGTCGAGACCGTGGTCGAGCGGGGCGACCCCAACGGTCTGCGCGACCGCGCCACCACCCACACCCGCAAGCCGACCCTGACCGTCTTCCGCCCGGCCAAGCCGAACGGCGCGGCGGTGGTGCTGATGCCCGGCGGCGGCTACGAGCGCGTGGTCAGCGACAAGGAGGGCTTCGAGACCGGCCGCTGGCTGGCCGATCGCGGCTACACCTGTTTCGTCCTGCTGTACCGCCTGCCGGGCGACCACTGGGGCGCGGGCCCCGACGCCCCGCTGCAGGACGCCCAGCGCGCCGTGCGTCTGGTCCGTTCGAAGGCGGCGAACATGAAGTTCGACCCGGCCCGGGTCTCGATCATGGGCTTCTCGGCCGGCGGGCACCTGGCCGCCAGCCTGACCACCCGCTTCGACGCCAAGGTTTATGACAAGGTCGACGCCGCCGACGACCTGTCGGCCCGCCCCGACCTGTCGTGCCTGATGTATCCGGTGGTGACCATGGTCGACGGCCCGGCCCACGGCGGCTCGCGCAAGCAACTGCTGGGGCCGACGCCGACGGCCGAGCAGATCGCGCTCTATTCGCCCGACCAGAACGTCACCGACCGCGTCCCGCCGGTGTTCCTGGTCCACGCCGCCGACGACAAGACCGTGCCGGTGGCCAACAGCCTGATGATGTTCACGGCCCTGAAGGCCAAGGCGGTCCCGACCGAGATGCACATCTTCGAGGAGGGCGGCCACGGCTTTGGCCTGCGCTCCATCGCCGGCAAGCCGGTCGCGGCCTGGCCGAGCCTGTTCGAGACCTTCGCCAAGCGGCACGGGATCTGA
- a CDS encoding type II toxin-antitoxin system VapC family toxin, producing MYLLDTDIVFELRNAKAGATDAGLGGWAAAQARSSLFISAITLLELETGAGRVERKDKAAGLALRTWLNDQVAVAFEGRVLPVDAAVVRGRARVPLTDTRDALLAATALEHGLTLVTREVATFKVNRLKLFNPWGYKPEALDDSEDWGQAAKAGSQWLRNIFVRG from the coding sequence ATGTACCTGCTCGACACCGACATCGTCTTCGAACTGCGCAACGCCAAGGCCGGCGCCACCGACGCCGGCCTTGGCGGCTGGGCCGCCGCCCAGGCCCGGTCCAGCCTGTTCATCTCGGCCATCACCCTGCTGGAGCTGGAGACCGGCGCGGGGCGGGTCGAGCGCAAGGACAAGGCGGCGGGCCTGGCCTTGCGGACCTGGCTGAACGACCAGGTCGCGGTGGCCTTCGAGGGGCGCGTCCTGCCGGTCGACGCCGCCGTCGTCCGGGGGCGGGCCCGCGTGCCCTTGACCGACACCCGCGACGCCCTGCTGGCCGCCACGGCGCTCGAGCACGGCCTGACTCTGGTCACCCGTGAGGTCGCGACGTTCAAGGTCAACCGCCTGAAGCTGTTCAATCCCTGGGGCTACAAACCCGAGGCGCTGGACGACAGCGAAGACTGGGGCCAGGCCGCCAAGGCCGGCTCGCAGTGGCTGCGGAACATCTTCGTTCGGGGGTAG